Part of the Nitrospira sp. genome is shown below.
CCGCGGCACATCGCTTTGACATGATCATGAAGGACTACCCAGACAAGAAAGTGGCCCCGGAAGCCCTTTACTATCTCGCGATGACGTATCAAGAACTCGGCGCAAATGACTGGGCTACAGAAAAACTCCAGCTTCTCGCCGAAAAATATCCGAATAGTGAAGTGGCGGACAGTGGCCGGCGATTATTGGCGAAGTTGGAGAAGAAGGGCTCCTCGCCGACCCCGGTGATCACCGCGAGCACAGAGCCTCAGCCTGCACAGGATCAGCCAACGAAGGCTCTACTTGCCACCTCGTTACCGGCGGCAGGCCTTGCCGCGCCGACGTCACCGGCCATTCCTGACCTGAAAACTCCGCCGAGCATTTCTCTCCGCCAGCCGTTCGTGGCCTGCCGGCTCGGCGCCTGGTGCTGAAGCGCGCAGCCCTTCCCACGCACTCACCGCATCTGTAAGGCTTCAAGCAGAAGGTCGTTCACGGACGCCTTCAACCGCTGCTTCGCCTCGGGCAGAAACTGTGCGGCGGTCGTGTGCCCCTGCAACACTCTGAAATACGCCTGAACCACCTCTTGATACCGACGCAGAAGCTTGAACGCGAGGCGTGGAAATGCATACACGACCCGCGCAATACGGCCGGTCGCACGAAAGTCGGGAAGAATCTCGCGTTCCAGCGCTGTCTCATAGGCAACCAGTGATTCCGCACGAAGCTGGTTGCCTGCCAAGATCGCCCGAGCCACCATGTGCCCGGACAGGACCGCGTAGTAGATGCCTTCCCCGAACAATGGGTCCACTAAATGCCCGGCATCACCGATGAGCGCGGCACGCCCCCTGACAAACTGAAAGCCCCCTTCCGCTCGGTGTCGGCCCTCAAGCTCCAAGTACGCAGGAATCGGATGTCCGACCGGGCGCGGAACATCCCATCCACTGAGGCCCGGCTCCTCTTTCACGAACCGATCGAAGGTCGCCCGCAGGCTGGTCGCTTTCCGGCGAAACTCTCCGACTCCAATTGAAAGACAATCCCGTTTCGGGAAAATCCACCCATACCCCTGTCGAGCCGCCCCCACATCCACGAGGATCGTCGTCGCTCCTGGGAAATGGTGTCCTGCGCCGATCTGTACCTCGCTTTCAAGCGCAGGCGCTCGATAATGAGAACGGTGTGGAAACAATTGCCGCGCCACGAGGCTATTGGCACCATCGGCACCGATGATCACCTGCGCGCGAAATCGACCCCGCCCTGTGGTCACGTCCACACCATCCGCATCCTGCGTGAGCCGCTCCACACCGTCACCGGTGCGGATGTCGGCTCCCGCTTGAACCGCCTGTTGTACCAGGTAGTGATCGAACCGATCCCGCATCACCATGTAGGCGATGGGCTCGGACGAGTGAATGACCAGTGGATCCCGACCTCGGTGAACGAACTGCACACCCGTGATGGTCTGCTCGATGACGGACCGAAATCCAGGGTCCAACAGCGGTTCGATTCGCGCCGACAGGCCGCCACCGCAGACCTTGTAACGGGGGTGGGAGTCCTTGTCCAAGCCGAGCACGGCCAGCCCGCCACGGCTCAGAGCCGCCGCGGCGGTCGATCCGGCGGGCCCCATCCCGACGATCACCACATCATAGGTTGTGCGAGCTTGCGCAGCAGCCATGTACGGTCTACCGATTGAGAGCGCTTCCCCGCCAGCCTTGCCTGACCAAAGAGACGTCCATGATGCGGCGGGAATATTCGGAGAGAGACAGACGGGGAAAACCAGCAATCCGCGCTACTGCCCGAGATACCAGCCGATCCCGTATCGCTCGAGAAAGCTCGTGATCATCGTCAGCGAATTGGCATAGATCATCACGCCCACGACGATCAGCAACACCCCGCTGACGGTTGAAACGCCCCAGAGATAGGCGCGCACTTCCTTAAAGTAGCTGAGAAATCGATCGACGCCCAACGCAGTGAGAAACAACGGCAGCGCCAACCCCAGCGAATAACAGGTGAGCAGGATGATCCCGCTGAACATCGATTCCGTCGTACTGGCATAGAGGAGAATGGTTCCCAACACAGGGCCCACACAAGGGGTCCATCCCGCCGCAAATGCAACCCCGATCAGGAACG
Proteins encoded:
- a CDS encoding NAD(P)/FAD-dependent oxidoreductase; this translates as MAAAQARTTYDVVIVGMGPAGSTAAAALSRGGLAVLGLDKDSHPRYKVCGGGLSARIEPLLDPGFRSVIEQTITGVQFVHRGRDPLVIHSSEPIAYMVMRDRFDHYLVQQAVQAGADIRTGDGVERLTQDADGVDVTTGRGRFRAQVIIGADGANSLVARQLFPHRSHYRAPALESEVQIGAGHHFPGATTILVDVGAARQGYGWIFPKRDCLSIGVGEFRRKATSLRATFDRFVKEEPGLSGWDVPRPVGHPIPAYLELEGRHRAEGGFQFVRGRAALIGDAGHLVDPLFGEGIYYAVLSGHMVARAILAGNQLRAESLVAYETALEREILPDFRATGRIARVVYAFPRLAFKLLRRYQEVVQAYFRVLQGHTTAAQFLPEAKQRLKASVNDLLLEALQMR